The genomic region ATGGCTGTGGGCACAAACCTCTTATGCCAATTGAAGTTGGGATGGCTAGTTGGAGAAAGGTCCACATGGCCACGCAGCTCGTGCACGCTCCAAGGCTCAGAGTGATGGGCGTAGTACAAGTTGTTGCTCCTGCCTCCCCATCGCTCCGGGCGCGCACAAGCAAACGGAGGGCTCCGCTCGTCTCCCCCGACAAAGATCGCCCAGTTGTCCAACGTCTTCACCTTCACCCACTTCGCGGGCTCGGTCGACATGTCGAGGCGGTGGCACACAGGATCTGCGGACGACAGGTGCACAAAGTGGTCGACCATGAGGAGATCATCGCCGCAGACCACAAGCCATGCCTGCACAAAAGATTCTGGCTCTATCTCGCTGCACCACTTGGTTGGTATCTCCCGCAGGCCTAACCGAGGGGCCAACCTCAGAGTGTAAATCCTCATACCGTGGTCCATGGCGATGAACTGACCGTTGAACTGCACGATCTGATATATCCATCCATAAGGAATTTGGAGGTCCTCCCAAGAATCACTTCCAACGGGCCAATCAAGCAGGGAGGATTGAGTGCTTACAAGCAGATGTGAGTTGGGATATGTAAGTGGAGCAGTGAGAGTGCCGCCATAGTAGCCGTCGCTGAAAGGGAGACGTGGAGGTGAAACCACGGCCCCGGTGAACACATCGACAACAAGGCAATCTCCGCGGTAGCAGCAGATGAGATGGCCATGTGAAGAGCCAGCAAAGTGCATGTTCTCAAAAGTTTCTTGAGGAATCTGGCAGCGAAGGGCGCTATTGTTGCTAGCTACATCAATGACTTTACGTATGCGTAGCATGTATCGAGAATTGAAAGGAACAGAAGAATGTTTTTCAGAAAAAAAGGAAGGAAGAGTAGAACCTTGGATAGGGCCAGCGGGTCGGATGAGAAGAGGTGGGATTAATGTGCATAGGTTAGATGTAGATCGGTAGGAAGAGAATGCTGCACGCCATGAGTGGCAGGTTGCAGCAAAGGCAAGAATGTCAATGGAGGATCCCAGCAGAGCAACAATGGAGTGAAGCGGGCCATCCGGAAGATCGGCCCAACCTTGTAGTTCAGACACATCAGTGCGAACTGAAGTAGAAACAACTGACAGTCTGCTGGGGCTCTGCATGATGGAATGTTATCTGCATCACAAAACAAATTCAGGTCCTAATTAATATCAGAACCGATGAACAATTTCAAGGATATGATAAAATAAAGAGACATATAGCATACAAGAACAATGGATATTTCCTCAGGATCCTAAAATAATATGCCTATGCATGAAGAAACTTGTTATACACTAGAAAAATAAGGAATTTGACACGACTACACTCTTGTGGATTCCAAAGTTCAGACCGTTCATTATCAGATAATAAGACCTGTACTGTCTAGCAAATGTCTCACAACAGTAAACACTTCCAACGAAGCACATCATTCTGTTTATAAGAACATGAGGCTAAAACAGGTGACAATTATTTAGACCGTGAGACGGCTAGTTGATGATATGTTTATAAGATCATTTCATGGAGCCCCAATTTCTGAGGAAAATCCATTCTAATTCGGCCCACCCACAGATCCAGCGCGAGCCGAGTTCAAGACGATTCGTAGGCATATGCATGACCCCATATAGATGAAACAAGGCAAATTTGTACGGGAGAGAATGAGCACAACACAgaccttgcggatcaggatgggaggcggaggcggaggcggatcaGGATGGGCTGTCGCCGGCGTCTTGGATCTCCGGCGTTGTGGCGCTGTGGCTCGATCGCTTCCAGAAAGGCAGAAACCGCCCGGCCGCTTCGCCTGGAAGGGAAATGGGTTGAGGCTTTCCGTTGTGGGCCGACTTGGGTTTGCATGGGTCAGCTTGTTCTAAAAAAAAAATACTACTGTCCCCTAAAAAAAAAAGGATGCGTCTAGCGGGCGGCTGGGCGCCTCGCTCCCGGGCGGCCTGTTTTTTTTACCAAATAGTGTGCGTAGCGTGTTGTTATTTTTTTTGATATCAAGAGACTTTATTCCTCAAATAAAGGAAAGATCGTTTACAAGGGAAGAAGAAATAAAGTCAGGGATAGCATCCCAAACACAAGAGGTACTGGAGCTAAAAGCAGATTTTGCTATAGTATTCGCCACCTCATTGGCCTCTCTAAAACAATGCGAGATCCTAACTTGGCCAAATTCCTTCATCAGTTGTTTACTCTTCATCATCACTAGAACGGAAGGTCCTGCATAATCGTTCTCACCTTTCATGGCATCAACAACAAAAGAGCTATCGGATTCAATTATCAGCTTGCTATAGCCAATGCTCGCCGCCAAATAGAATCCATTTCTGATCGCAGTCATTTCCGCTTAGTCTACATTAGGACCGTGAGGCATGAGCCATGAGGCAGCCGCAATAAAGTTTCCATTCTCATCTCGGGCCACTGCGCCAGAAGTTCCTGACAATGTTTCAGCGACGAATGAAGCATCAACATTTATTTTAACGAATCCTTTGGATGGCTTCTTCCAAATATGATCGAGTTTACGCTTTGGAGACTTTGAGTTAGCAGCTCGCATAAAATTTGTCAACAGAACTTTGATGAAGATGGCAGATCGCTCTGCATTTTGCACAGATTCTCCCCTCACCAACTGTCGCCGTTGGCACCAAAGAAACCATGCAGCAAGTAGCGCCAGTTCAGCAGATGGCAAGTCTCCGGTAACTGAATGCATTTTAGCTAAAGTTTCAAGTGTAACTGATCCTGACCTATCTTGCATAACCGCTTTTTGCACATCATCATAAAGTCCCAAGTCCTTCCATACATCTTTTACTCTGGCACACTTGAAGAGGCAGTGTTGTATGTCCTCAGGTCCCAAGGAGCAGATCGGGCATTGAATAGGTGTACGTATGTGCCTTCCTGAAAGGACCCCATAACATGGTAAAACCCCATGCAACACTTCCCATGCAAATATTTTAACCTTCCCTGGAATTCTTAACTTCCAGACTTCTTTCCAGATTGAATTCAAGTTGAACCTGCCTTGACCATGTATTATGTACCCTCGTTGCCCATGTTGATGTTCCCACTCTCGGTGGTATGCAGAACATATAGAAAAGGTTCCCGATCTTGTGTAATTCCACCCGATAAAATCATCCATGCTATGCACATTCAAAGGGATTTGTAGTATACGTTGAGCATCGACAGGTGAAAAAACATCTCGGATTAGGATTTCATCCCAAGAACCACAGTTAGGGTCAATGAGCTCATCAACCTTAGATAGGATGATGTTCCCTTTAGGAGTTATAACTTTTCTGCTCGGGCTAGATGGAATCCATGGATCGCTCCAAATATTAATTTCAGCTCTGGATCCAACTCTCCAAATGCATCCCCTGTTAAAGGTTTGAATTCCCGATACAATACTCTGCCAGGTATAGGAGGAACCCTTCTTTGCTCCAGCCTTTAGGATATTTCCATCGGGATAGTACTTAGCCCTTAACACACGCGCACACAAAGAATCTGGGTTCTGGATTAGTCGCCAACATTGTTTTGCTAACAGAGCAAGGTTGAAACTATGAAGGTCTCTAAATCCCATGCCCCCTTCCTTCTTCGGAGTACACATCTTCCACCACGCGAACCAGTGCATTTTCTTTCTGTCCTCCTCATCTCCCCACCAGAATTCCGATATCTCATCGGTTATGGCCTTGCAAATACCTTTGGATAATTTGAAAACTAACATAGCGCATGAAGGTATTGCTTGCGCCACAGATTTCAGCAAGATTTCCTTTCCCTGCATAGACAAAACTTTCTCCTTCTAGCCTTTCAGACGTTGGCACACTCGATCAATTAGGTGTTGGAAACAGTCACTTCTTTCCACCCCAAGCATAGTCGGGAGACCCAAATATGTATCAGAGAGAGCTTCAGTTAATATATTTAATTCCCTGCAAATATCCTCTCTCACAGAGACACTAGTGTTTGGGCTAAAATAAATACTGGATTTGGCATTACTAACCATTTGTCTAGAGCTTTGACAGTAAGTTTCCAGCACCTTCTTCAATGTTCTTGCACTGCTGATATTAGCCTTCATTAAAATTAAGGAGTCATCTGCAAAAAGAAGATGTGATATAGATGGTGCATTCCGCCAGACTTTAACTCCTTCAATTCCCCCAATATCCTCCTCATGAGCTAGAAGGCTTGAGAGACCCTCTGAGCAAATTAGAAATAAGTACGGGGATAGCGGGTCTCCCTGTCTCAATTCCCTTGTCGGCACAAATTCATCAGTTTCAGTGCCATTAAAACAAATCTTGTAACTTACTGATGATACGCATTCCATGATCATCTCCACCCATTCTTCTTGAAATCCCATTCTCATCATCATGTTACGCAAGAAACCCCACTCAACTCTATCATATGCTTTGTGCATGTCCAGTTTTACAACACAGTAACCATTGGAGCCATGGGTCTTTTTCTTTATTGCATGAAAGCTCTCATAAGCAACCAAAACATTGTCGGTAATAAGTCTACCCGGGACAAAAGCACTCTGAGTTGGGGATATAATTTCAGGAAGTATCTTTTTCAATCTATTAGCTATCATCTTCGAGATAATTTTGTAGACCACATTACACAAGCTAATCGGTCTATATTGGGTGATTACCTCTGGATTGTCTAACTTGGGGATAAGCACAATGTTAGTTGCATTCCACCCGGTTGGTATTTTCTTCTTATTTATGGCATCAAGAACCTCTTTGGTGAGCTCATCACCAAGTATATGCCAGAATCTCTTGAAGAATAAAGCGTGGAGACCGTCTGGGCCAGGGGCCTTCATGTCCCCGATTTGGAATAGTGCCTTCTTAACTTCATCCCCTGTGTAATCTGCGCACAAAAAGTCATTCATTGCAGCTGAAACACTTTGCTTCACTGATGCTAGAAGTCCCTGGTCAGTATCCCCTACCTCTGAAGTGAACAATGACACAAAATAGTCCTGCACCAGGGGCTTAAGGCTGTCATTTCCTTCCACCCATCCATCCATAGTGTTCTTAAGACACTTAATCAGATTTTTCTTCCTCCGCATAGAAGCATACTGCTGAAAATATGAACTGTTCTGGTCTCCATGCCGTAGCCAAGTCACCCTGCCCCGTTGGGCCCAATATATCTCGTCTTGTTCCAGTATGTTTTCTATAAGAACTGTAAGTTCCTTCTGCCTCGCCTTAACTTCATCGTTCATAGGAGCTCGCATGAGCTTCTCTAGTTCTTTTTGAACTTTCCGCAACCTCGATCATGAACTTTTGAGTACCGTCCGATCCCACTCATGCAGATCATTATGGATAGACTCAAGCTTCTCTCATATGCTTGGACACACGACATTGTGTATTGCTTTTTGCCATGGAGTTCGGAAGATTTCCTCCAATGTATCATATGCTAACCAACGTGCCTCAAATCTTCTTTCCTTCCTCTGGCGATCAGCTACATCACGGAGATGGGTTGTGTCTAGACAAATAGGTCGATGGTCAGATTTTCCCATCTCCAGGTTTATCAATCCTGCCCAAGGATGCATCTGCGCCCATGACTGGTAGACACCGCCTTGTCTAGTCTTTCTCTTAGTCCTCCTCGAAACCAAGTAAACTTTGTTGGGGAACGtcgcagaaaataaaaaatttctacgcttcaccaagatcaatctatggagtcatcaagcaacgagagagaggagtgcatctacatacccttgtagatcacgagcggaagcgttcaagagaacggggttgagggagtcgtacccgtcgtgatccaaatcaccgaagatcctagtgccgaacggacgacacctccgcgttcaacacacgtacggttggggaagacgtctcctccttcttgatccagcaaggggggagcagaggttgatggagatccagcagcacgacggcgtggtggtggaagtagcggcgatctcagcagggcttcgccaagctcagcgagagggagagggaggcgccagggactagggtgcggctgccctccctcccccctctttatataggggccctgggggccgCCAGCCCCTAGAGAtctaatctcaagggggggggggcggccaagggggggggacttgccccccaagtcaagtggggcgcccccacccctagggtttccaaccctaggcgcagggggaggcccaaggggggcgcaccagcccaccaggggctggttcccttcccacttcagcccatgtggccctccaggataggtggccccacccggtggacccctgggacccttccggtggtcccggtacaataccggtgacccccgaaacttttccggtggccgaaactggatttcctatatacaaatcttcacctccggaccattccggacctcctcgtgaagtccgggatctcatccgggactccgaacaactttcgggttaccgcatactaatatctctacaaccctagcgtcaccgaaccttaagtgtgtagaccctacagattcgggaatcacgtagacatgaccgagacagctctccggccaataaccaacagcgggatctagatacccatgtggctcccacatgttccacgatgatatcatcgaatgaaccacgatgtcgaggattcaggtaatcccgtatacaattccctttgtcaatcggtacgttacttgcccgagattctatcgtcggtatcccaatacctcgttcaatctcgttaccggcaagtcactttactcgtaccgtaatgcatgatcccgtgaccaaccacttggtcacattgagctcattatgatgatgcattactgagtgggcccagagatacctctccgtcatacggagtgacaaatcccagtctcgatccgtgtcaacccaacagatactttcggggatacctgtagtatacctttatagtcacccagttactttgtgacatttggtacacccaaagcactcctacggtattcgggagttacacgatctcatggtctaaggaaatgatacttgacattggaaaagctctagcaaatgaactacacgatcttatgctatgcttaggattgggtcttgtccatcacatcattctcctaatgatgtgatctcgttatcaatgacatccaatgtccatagtcaggaaaccatgaatatctgttgatcaacgagctagtcaactagaggctcactagggacatgttgtggtctatgtattcacacatgtattacgatttctggataacacaactatagcatgaataatagacaattatcatgaacaaggaaatataataataatcattttattattgcctctagggcatatttccaacagtctcccacttgcactagagtcaataatctagttacattgtgatgaattgaacatcCATAGAgttgtggtgttgatcatgtttttctcgcggaagaggtttaggcAATGGATCtatgacattcagatccgtgtgcactttgcaaatatctatgtctccatcttgaacattttcacggatggagttgaagcgacgtttgatgtgcctggtcttcttgtgaaacctgggctccttggcaagggtaatagctccagtgttttcacagaagagagtgatcggccccgacgcattgggtatgactcctaggttggtgatgaactccttcatccatattgcttcatgcgctgcctccgaggctgccatgtactccgcttcacatgtagatcccgccatgatgctttgcttgcaactgcaccagcttactgccccaccattcaaaatatacacgtatccggtttgtgacttagagtcatccagatctgtgtcgaagctagcgtcgacgtaaccctttatgacgagctcttcgtcacctccataaacgagaaacatatccttagtccttttcaggtacttcaggatattcttgaccgttgtccagtgttccatgccgggattactttggtaccttcctaccaaacttacggcaaggtttacatcaggcctggtacacagcatggcatacataatagaccctatagccgaggcataggggatgacactcatcttttctctatcttctgtcgtggtcgggcattgagccgagctcaatttcacaccttgcaacacaggcaagaaccccttcttggactgatccatattgaacttcttcaatatcttatcaaggtatgtgctttgtgaaagacctatgaggcgtctcgatctatccctatagatattgatgcctaatatgtaagcagcttctccaaggtccttcgttgaaaaatacttattcaagtaggccttaacactgtccaaaagttctatatcatttcccatcaaaagtatgtcatctacatataatatgagaaaagctacagagctcccactcactttcttgtaaacacaggcttctccataagtctgcataaacccaaacgctttgatcatctcatcagagcgaaggttccaactccgagatgcttgcaccagcccataaatggatcgctggagcttgcataccttgttagcattcttaggatcgacaaaaccttccggctgcatcatatatagttcttccttaagatagccgttaaggaatgccgttttgacgtccatctgccatatctcataatcatagtatgcggcaattgctaacatgattcggacggacttcagctttgctacgggagagaaagtctcatcgtagtcaaccccttcaacttgtcgataacccttagcgacaagtcgagctttatagatggtaacattaccatccgcgtccgtcttcttcttaaagatccatttgttttctatcgctcgccgatcatcgggcaagtctgtcaaagtccatactttgttttcacacatggatcctatctcggattgcatggcttcaagccatttgttggaatctgggcccgccatcatttcttcatagttcgaaggttcaccgttgtctaacaacatgatttccaggacagggttgccataccactctggtgtggaacgtgtccttgtggacctacgaagttcagtagtaacttgatccgaagtaccttgatcatcatcattaacttcctctccagtcggtgtaggcaccacaggaacatcttcctgagctgcgctatttaccggttcaagaggtagtacttcatcaaattCCACTTTCCTctcacttatttctttcgagagaaactctttctccagaaaggacccgttcttggcaacaaagatcttgccttcggatctgaggtagaaggtatacccaatggtttccttagggtatcctatgaagacgcatttttctgatttgggttcgagcttttcaggtagaagtttcttgacataagcatcgcatcccaaacttttagaaacgacagcttaggtttcttcccaaaccataattcatacggtgtcgtctcaacggatttagacggtgccctatttaatgtgaatgtagctgtctctaaagcgtatccccaaaatgatagcggtaaatctgtaagagacatcatagaccgcaccatatccaacaaagtgcgattacgatgttcggacacaccgttacgctgaggcgttccaggcggcatgagttgtgaaacaattccacatttccttaagtgcgtaccaaattcgtgacttaaatattctcctccatgatctgatcgtaagaactttatttttcggtcacgttgattctccatctcattctgaaattcctagaacttttcaaaggtctcagtcttgtgtttcatcaagtagacatacccatatctacttaagtcatcagtgagagtgagaacataacgatatccaccgcgagcctcaacgctcatttgACCACACatatcagtatgtataatttccaataagttggttggtcgctccattgttccggagaacagtcTTGGTCATtgtacccataaggcatggttcgcacgtatcaaatgattcgaaatcaagagactccaaaagtccatctgtatggagcttcttcatgcgtttgacaccaatgtgaccaaggctgcagcgccacagatatgtgggactatcattatcaatcttacatcttttggtatacacactatgaatatgtgtaatatcacgttcgagattcattaagaattaaccattgaccagcggggcatgaccataaaacatatcgctcatataaatagaacaaccattattctcggatttaaatgagtagccatctcgtattaaacgagatccagatacaatgttcatgctcaaagctggcactaaataagaattaatgaggttt from Triticum aestivum cultivar Chinese Spring chromosome 4A, IWGSC CS RefSeq v2.1, whole genome shotgun sequence harbors:
- the LOC123083426 gene encoding uncharacterized protein, with amino-acid sequence MQSPSRLSVVSTSVRTDVSELQGWADLPDGPLHSIVALLGSSIDILAFAATCHSWRAAFSSYRSTSNLCTLIPPLLIRPAGPIQGSTLPSFFSEKHSSVPFNSRYMLRIRKVIDVASNNSALRCQIPQETFENMHFAGSSHGHLICCYRGDCLVVDVFTGAVVSPPRLPFSDGYYGGTLTAPLTYPNSHLLVSTQSSLLDWPVGSDSWEDLQIPYGWIYQIVQFNGQFIAMDHGMRIYTLRLAPRLGLREIPTKWCSEIEPESFVQAWLVVCGDDLLMVDHFVHLSSADPVCHRLDMSTEPAKWVKVKTLDNWAIFVGGDERSPPFACARPERWGGRSNNLYYAHHSEPWSVHELRGHVDLSPTSHPNFNWHKRFVPTAMALWAYPSMFYSDGP